Below is a window of Arcobacter sp. F155 DNA.
GGTACTAACAATTACTGCTAACAATACGATTTTACGCATTTGCCATTTCATTCCATTAATCCTCTTTTTTTAACTGACTCAATTTGTCTTCTAACTTTTTTATTAAAGTCGGATCAGCCTGCTCTAACTCATCTAACATATGATTTACAACTAAATCTCCAAATTCCCCCATCAATTCCTGTGTCATTTTCTTCGTTTGCTTGGATAAGAATTCTTCTTTTGTTTGTACAGCACGATATATGCC
It encodes the following:
- a CDS encoding BlaI/MecI/CopY family transcriptional regulator, which codes for GIYRAVQTKEEFLSKQTKKMTQELMGEFGDLVVNHMLDELEQADPTLIKKLEDKLSQLKKED